ATGTCCCATATGCATAGAGTTGTGGCATTCAGTTTTGAACAGTGGACTGTTTGAGTACTGCAgaggttttggggggggggggtctgttcaCCTAGGCACTGGGATTCCCACCCCACAGTTCTTCCTGTACTGGGTACTTTATTTCACCTGCTTACTCTGGTGTATTGTTGCAGTGTGTAACCTTTAATGGGTAAGGGTGACATCACATCTTGTGTTTCTATTCACTAGTGTTTCAACCACTCCAAGAAGACAGCATTCAGAGTTCTTGGATAAGTCAGCCTTGTGAGGAGCTGGCGATAATTTAATTCCATCTCCAGGTTTTCTGTGTAAGTATAGGTTTACTTGTGGATTTGTGTTGGAGCATTGCTACGATTTTGAGTGCGTTCCCCCTCACTTGTGGCTTCCTCTGTTTCAGAGGCACATCGAGAACCATGAGCAGCTTTACTAAGGAAGAGTTTGACTGCCACATCCTCGATGAAGGCTTTACTGCTAAGGACATTCTGGACCAAAAAATCAATGAAGTCTCTTCTTCTGTAAGTATGGGAAGCCCAAGGCCGCAGCTCTGCTGAGAGCTCCTAGCACCATACGTGAGAATGTCTTGCCAGAGAATCTAGAATGTCTAGTGGTTGGTCATGACATGTGAGTGACTCCTAACAGGGATAGGATTTgattaaggaaggaagggaaagggtttTCAGTGTGGCTAGCTGCAGGACGTTATGAGGTCCCTGAACCTGTTCTCATTCCAGGACGATAAGGATGCTTTCTATGTTGCGGACCTCGGAGACATTTTGAAGAAGCATCTGAGGTGGCTAAAAGCTCTTCCCCGTGTTACTCCCTTTTATGCAGTCAAGTGTAACGATAGCAGAGCCATAGTGAGCACCCTAGCTGCCACTGGGACAGGATTTGACTGTGCAAGCAAGGTAAGACTGCTCACCCCACCCCAAGGAGGCATCAGTGTGTTAATAATAAGTGTTGCTATTAAGCTGAGGTGCACATGACAACTtcatgtgcttttgtttgttagaCTCGGTCTGTATACAGCCTAACACTGCTCTTCTCTTTCAGACTGAAATACAGTTGGTGCAGGGGCTTGGGGTGCCTCCAGAGAGGATTATCTATGCAAATCCTTGTAAACAAGTGTCTCAAATCAAGTATGCTGCCAGTAGCGGGGTCCAGATGATGACTTTTGACAGTGAAATTGAATTGATGAAAGTCGCCAGAGCACATCCCAAAGCAAAGTGAGTCTTCTGATTGAGCACAAAAGCCTTGTTGGACAGGCTCAAATCTTGGTTCATCTATTCCTTCACATAGTAGAACTAGGCCAAGCCCTGGGTTAGTTAGACTCACACGCAGCAGCACCTGCGTGTAGGATGAACGTGGATAGAGCACTTATACGGTGTACTTCCACCTAGGTTGGTTCTGCGGATTGCCACTGATGATTCCAAAGCAGTTTGTCGCCTCAGTGTTAAGTTTGGTGCCACACTCAAAACCAGCAGGCTTCTCTTGGAACGGGCAAAAGAGCTAAATATTGACGTCATTGGTGTGAGGTAAGATCTGTGGTGTCATTACAGGCTGAGACATGAAATTTGAaggtcttttctctttctgagaacTAGTCAAAAGACCAGCATCCTGTTTGtatttcagcttccatgtgggcAGTGGATGTACTGACCCTGAGACCTTCGTGCAGGCGGTGTCAGATGCCCGCTGTGTGTTTGACATGGGAGTGAGTACACAGGGCTTGTTCGTGGCGAGGGAGGGACTCTGAGATAGAGTCTAGACTCGGTCTCTTGGGGAAGCCTTCTGCATAACGGATTTTAAACCCATCTGTCGTGCACTTAAACTCTCCAGTCTGGCAATTTGACTTTTGAATTTTCTTGGTTCTAGACAGAAGTTGGTTTCAGCATGTATCTGCTTGATATTGGTGGTGGCTTTCCTGGATCTGAAGATACAAAGCTTAAATTTGAAGAGGTAATTGCAGCATTCATTAATTAAT
Above is a genomic segment from Mus pahari chromosome 7, PAHARI_EIJ_v1.1, whole genome shotgun sequence containing:
- the Odc1 gene encoding ornithine decarboxylase, with the protein product MSSFTKEEFDCHILDEGFTAKDILDQKINEVSSSDDKDAFYVADLGDILKKHLRWLKALPRVTPFYAVKCNDSRAIVSTLAATGTGFDCASKTEIQLVQGLGVPPERIIYANPCKQVSQIKYAASSGVQMMTFDSEIELMKVARAHPKAKLVLRIATDDSKAVCRLSVKFGATLKTSRLLLERAKELNIDVIGVSFHVGSGCTDPETFVQAVSDARCVFDMGTEVGFSMYLLDIGGGFPGSEDTKLKFEEITSVINPALDKYFPSDSGVRIIAEPGRYYVASAFTLAVNIIAKKTVWKEQPGSDDEDESNEQTFMYYVNDGVYGSFNCILYDHAHVKALLQKRPKPDEKYYSSSIWGPTCXGLDRIVERCNLPEMHVGDWMLFENMGAYTXAAASTFNGFQRPNIYYVMSRPMWQLMKRIQSHGFPPEVEEQDDGTLPMSCAQESGMDXHSAACASARINV